In Haematobia irritans isolate KBUSLIRL chromosome 1, ASM5000362v1, whole genome shotgun sequence, a genomic segment contains:
- the LOC142235886 gene encoding uncharacterized protein LOC142235886, with protein MVNPDEESMKTGGPRNLSIAGSDCVTNNPHAIVTVTSTVTYSNLSLPPSSATTINQTSITNVTAATANANIADDTVINIGDGVSTFANTQVWQAQYQNSRVINGTSMPLSFPNTSNETNSFYANISHGLPNSTIVSSSQNINYSTLYGQQGNNFLSSTQIHNGTHQPNFVIENSNLQIPFSIAVDNSNNNFACQNERRYERTNCAPDTQQNHSYSSAPSRPPAIAVSGSNTHIPSLARSAASNMFEGTQIFSQPIPTATYAQPGMTFNNAHTLPNNNNRYLQFNNTSSADTSMSSSQIAARQVISKDLPNFSGRPDEWPVFITNYNQSTERCGFTDQENLIRLQKCLKGPALEAVRGKLMMPSTVSQAIETLRMLFGRLEVIHHALQAKLRDEPKVRVENLNTLISLALSVQNYCATIQAIGLGDYLNDPMLLNDLVSKLPSNMKLEWGRHCMSGVRVNLLVFDEWLFNLATCASQVTTFDVKFDSSEYRNSRKGAKESLMFHDVEKTKEDTPQNKSVTNKKENICTVCLKCGGEHKLSTCSDFISLKHNDRWQFVRQNKLCFRCFGKHSLRRCYSKKPCGTDGCKLPHNLLLHTKPQQLNTNGGQESPVLFHAGEKKVAVFRYVPITLYGNNISLDTWALIDEGAGCTLVEDEIVNQLGIDGPSEELCLRWTGDVTKTYTASKKVSIYISSREKGSMKHKLLNVRTVEKLDLPEQTLESSTINSCEYLRNLPITPYTKIKPSVIIGLDNAKLGVPSEIRASDDGELMAAKCKLGWTVYGRKYVEFASDHCIFHICECNCSSGELEKIDELMQEYFSLESLGVSVSTKPLTSVDDERALKIMDATAVYDSKEKRWAAGLLWKFDRVELPNSLPMAKRRLKCLEAKMMREPSLKEFLVEKIKDYENKGYVRKLHKNEVTSGGKSWYIPIFTVTNINKNKTRLVWDAAAKVNGVALNSCLLKGPDLLKSLVGVLLRFREKPVALCGDIREMFHQIKVINEDQKAQMFLWRGGDTTADIDVYCMQVMTFGASCSPSLANYIKSKNANRFVEKYPSAVNAILENTFVDDWLQSCQTEEEMVQLAEKVRYIHKDGGFEMRNWISNSPRVLEKLTGNKIKSNKCIQQEHNGQEKVLGMWWLPNSDEFTFIQKIDLRSLFDKTQVTKRQILRVIMKIFDPLGFLGYYIIFAKIILQNVWRSGVSWDEPIKPDELEMWLHWIKYINFVSYIRIPRCYPLVSVGKNIQLHIFVDASNSAYAAVAYIRAQLGTDVKCSLVASKTRVAPLKPISIPRMELMAAIVGLRLSKLIMAEMSINIEKRFSWSDSKDVLFWIRSDARKFKQFVALRIGEILEKSKVSEWRWVPSAENVADEGTKWSTTPKFDNNIRWFTGPDFLLEDEKFWPTITFNKSDNRNFELLCHFEENHKTVSTLAEISPDPTRFSRWEKLRHTQLYILKFLKLISKEKEMSSLLNMLTEVINIRVVESIIFRNCQEESFGEEINSLKSEGKQISRKSILFKCSPYLDSMGVLRIKGRIDAAEGVAVDTKRPIILPRKHAVTNLVVDFYHRRFHHHHNEIVVNEMRQRFWIPGLRAVVRSVSSVCQICKNKRATPNPPEMGELPPERLMPYTRPFTYTGIDFFGPLEVAVGRRREKRWGVLFTCLTVRAVHIEISPSLSTDAFMLVFKQFVSRRGTPHKIISDNGTNFRGASRLLQSEIEKLSTENLKRNHPGIEWCFIPPASPHMGGVWERMVRSVKSILMDILPQTGLREDVLRAAMADVENIINTRPLTYVPLESADAEALTPNHFLVGCSSGIREKGSEEASGNILLKNFKIAGQLADQFWKRWLREYLPCLTRRSKWFSNSPSPIEVGDIVVVVDDTSKRGSWLKGIVEDVHRGKDNQVRSAVVKTIKGLITRPTVKLAKLDVLK; from the coding sequence ATGGTTAATCCGGATGAAGAAAGTATGAAAACTGGTGGACCCAGAAATTTAAGTATCGCCGGCAGCGATTGCGTAACAAACAATCCACATGCAATAGTCACCGTAACATCTACCGTTACATATTCTAATCTGTCTTTGCCTCCCTCCTCTGCGACCACGATCAACCAGACGTCGATTACCAATGTCACTGCGGCCACTGCTAATGCAAATATTGCTGACGACACAGTCATAAATATAGGTGATGGCGTGTCCACATTTGCAAACACCCAAGTATGGCAGGCGCAGTATCAAAATAGTAGGGTAATAAATGGAACTTCAATGCCTCTGTCTTTCCCAAATACATCAAATGAAACCAACTCCTTTTATGCAAATATTTCGCACGGTCTGCCAAATTCCACAATCGTAAGTAGTTCGCAAAACATAAACTATTCAACCCTGTATGGACAGCAAGGAAATAATTTCTTAAGCTCCACTCAAATACATAACGGTACTCatcaaccaaattttgtcatCGAAAATAGTAATCTACAAATTCCCTTTTCAATAGCAGTAGACAACTCCAACAACAATTTTGCTTGCCAGAATGAAAGAAGATACGAAAGAACAAATTGTGCGCCTGACACTCAACAGAACCACAGTTATTCCTCTGCTCCGTCTCGCCCCCCCGCGATTGCAGTCAGTGGGTCGAACACACACATTCCCTCTCTTGCTAGATCTGCTGCATCAAACATGTTTGAAGGAACCCAAATATTTTCTCAGCCTATACCTACGGCAACATACGCACAACCCGGTATGACGTTTAATAATGCACACACATtgcccaacaacaacaataggtaTTTGCAATTTAACAACACCAGCTCAGCGGATACTTCGATGTCTTCCTCACAAATAGCAGCACGTCAGGTGATCTCCAaagatttgccaaatttttctggtAGGCCAGATGAGTGGCCTGTGTTCATTACCAATTATAATCAATCCACAGAGCGCTGTGGATTCACTGATCAAGAGAATTTGATCCGCCTGCAGAAATGCTTGAAAGGCCCAGCGTTAGAAGCGGTAAGAGGTAAATTGATGATGCCGTCGACGGTTAGCCAGGCCATAGAAACTTTGCGAATGCTTTTTGGAAGACTTGAAGTGATTCATCATGCTCTGCAGGCCAAACTTAGAGACGAGCCAAAAGTTCGTGTTGAAAATTTGAATACCTTAATTTCATTGGCACTTTCTGTTCAAAATTATTGTGCCACAATTCAGGCAATTGGCCTAGGTGATTATTTAAACGATCCAATGCTTTTGAACGATCTGGTATCTAAATTACCATCAAACATGAAGCTAGAATGGGGTCGTCACTGTATGTCAGGTGTTCGAGTGAATCTTTTGGTCTTTGATGAATGGTTGTTTAACCTTGCGACTTGTGCTAGTCAAGTCACAACCTTTGACGTAAAATTTGATTCTAGCGAATACAGAAATAGCCGAAAAGGTGCAAAGGAAAGTTTGATGTTTCACGATgtagaaaaaacaaaagaagacaCACCGCAAAATAAATCCGTAACAaataagaaagaaaatatttgtactGTGTGTCTTAAATGTGGTGGTGAACACAAACTTTCAACATGCTCggattttatttcacttaaacacAACGATCGCTGGCAATTTGTTAGACAAAACAAGTTGTGTTTTCGCTGTTTTGGCAAACATTCCCTTCGTAGGTGCTATTCTAAAAAGCCTTGCGGCACCGACGGTTGCAAGTTACCACACAATTTGCTGCTTCATACAAAACCTCAACAATTGAACACGAATGGTGGACAGGAGTCTCCTGTGTTATTCCATGCAGGGGAAAAGAAGGTGGCTGTTTTTCGGTATGTGCCTATAACTTTGTATGGCAATAATATTAGTCTTGATACATGGGCCCTAATTGATGAAGGTGCAGGCTGCACATTAGTAGAAGATGAGATTGTAAATCAACTTGGAATTGACGGCCCTTCAGAAGAATTATGCTTACGCTGGACAGGCGATGTGACAAAAACATATACGGCATCTAAGAAGGTATCTATTTACATTTCATCTCGCGAAAAGGGCTCAATGAAACATAAATTATTAAATGTCCGTACAGtggaaaaacttgatttgccaGAGCAAACTCTTGAGTCATCCACAATAAATTCGTGTGAGTATCTTCGTAATTTGCCAATCACtccatatacaaaaataaagccgAGTGTTATAATTGGATTAGACAACGCAAAACTCGGTGTCCCATCAGAAATTCGAGCGAGTGACGACGGCGAATTAATGGCTGCGAAATGTAAACTTGGTTGGACAGTATATGGTCGCAAATATGTTGAATTCGCTTCAGACCATTGTATTTTTCATATTTGCGAGTGTAATTGCTCTTCCGGCGAATTAGAAAAAATTGATGAACTGATGcaagaatatttttctttagagtCTTTAGGCGTTTCAGTATCGACGAAACCTCTGACATCTGTTGACGACGAGCGTGCGTTGAAAATAATGGATGCAACGGCAGTATATGATTCTAAAGAAAAGAGATGGGCGGCCGGTCTATTATGGAAATTTGATAGAGTAGAATTGCCGAATTCGCTTCCAATGGCCAAAAGACGTTTAAAATGTCTTGAAGCAAAAATGATGCGAGAACCTTCTCTAAAAGAATTTCTGGTAGAGAAAATAAAAGATTATGAAAACAAAGGTTACGTCAGAAAATTACACAAAAACGAGGTGACTTCGGGTGGCAAATCTTGGTACATACCAATTTTCACTGTAaccaatattaataaaaataaaaccagaCTTGTATGGGACGCCGCAGCAAAAGTAAATGGTGTTGCTTTAAACTCATGTTTGCTTAAAGGTCCAGACCTGTTGAAATCATTAGTTGGTGTGCTTTTACGTTTTAGAGAAAAGCCAGTAGCTCTGTGTGGTGACATTCGTGAAATGTTTCACCAGATAAAAGTCATAAATGAAGATCAAAAGGCTCAAATGTTTTTGTGGCGTGGTGGGGACACCACAGCTGATATTGACGTTTATTGTATGCAGGTAATGACTTTTGGAGCTTCGTGTTCACCGTCACTAGCCAATTACATAAAAAGCAAAAATGCAAACCGCTTCGTCGAAAAATACCCATCAGCTGTAAATGCAATTCTGGAGAATACATTTGTTGACGACTGGCTCCAAAGTTGTCAGACTGAGGAGGAAATGGTACAGCTTGCTGAAAAGGTTAGATATATCCACAAAGACGGTGGATTCGAGATGAGGAATTGGATTTCCAACTCTCCCCgtgttttggaaaaacttaCTGGAAACAAGATCAAATCCAACAAATGTATTCAACAAGAGCACAACGGACAGGAAAAGGTATTAGGTATGTGGTGGCTTCCAAATTCTGATGAATTTacctttatacaaaaaatagatttaagatcacttttcgacaaaactcAAGTCACAAAGAGGCAAATTTTAAGAGTGATCATGAAAATATTCGACCCTTTAGGATTTTTGGGCTACTACataatatttgctaaaattattttacagAATGTTTGGCGTTCTGGTGTTTCATGGGACGAGCCTATCAAACCTGATGAGCTTGAAATGTGGCTGCACTGgattaaatacataaattttgttAGCTACATTCGCATTCCAAGATGCTACCCGCTAGTAAGCGTCGGCAAAAACATTCAGCTGCATATTTTTGTAGACGCCAGCAATAGTGCATATGCTGCTGTAGCTTATATTCGTGCTCAACTTGGTACTGACGTAAAATGTTCATTGGTTGCTTCGAAGACTCGTGTAGCACCGCTAAAACCAATTTCAATACCGAGGATGGAACTTATGGCAGCAATTGTTGGTCTTAGATTGTCGAAGCTCATAATGGCGGAGATGTCCATAAACATCGAAAAGAGATTTTCCTGGTCTGACTCAAAAGATGTATTGTTTTGGATTCGTTCCGATGCAAGAAAATTCAAACAATTTGTAGCCCTTCGCATTGGTGAAATTCTTGAAAAATCTAAAGTCAGTGAATGGCGATGGGTTCCCTCTGCAGAAAATGTTGCGGACGAAGGCACGAAGTGGTCCACAACTCCAAAATTCGATAATAATATTCGATGGTTTACAGGTCCCGATTTTCTGCTTGAAGATgaaaaattttggcctacaataACATTCAACAAATCGGATAATAGAAACTTCGAGCTACTTTGccattttgaagaaaatcataAAACCGTATCGACGTTGGCAGAAATATCACCGGACCCCACACGATTCAGCAGATGGGAAAAACTTCGACACACTCAactatatattttgaaatttttaaaattgatttctaaagaaaaagaaaTGTCATCTCTTCTCAATATGCTTACAGAGGTAATCAACATTCGTGTAGTCGAGTCAATTATTTTTCGTAACTGTCAGGAAGAGTCATTTGGTGAAGAAATAAACTCATTGAAATCCGAAGGTAAGCAGATTAGCCGAAAGAGCATATTGTTTAAGTGTTCGCCGTATTTAGATAGTATGGGTGTGCTGCGAATAAAAGGGCGAATTGACGCAGCAGAGGGTGTAGCAGTTGATACAAAACGACCAATAATATTACCACGAAAGCATGCTGTAACCAACCTTGTTGTTGATTTCTACCACAGACGATTTCATCATCACCACAACGAAATTGTGGTGAATGAAATGCGACAAAGATTTTGGATTCCAGGCTTAAGAGCAGTGGTTCGTTCTGTATCGagtgtttgtcaaatttgcaaaaacaaacGAGCAActccaaacccccctgaaatgggAGAATTGCCACCAGAAAGGTTGATGCCATACACTAGACCGTTTACATACACCGGCATAGATTTTTTCGGACCGCTAGAAGTTGCAGTTGGTCGTCGACGTGAGAAACGTTGGGGTGTTTTATTTACATGTCTCACCGTGAGAGCAgtgcatatagaaatttcaccaTCATTGTCTACTGATGCATTCATGTTGGTGTTTAAACAATTTGTCAGTCGACGAGGAACACCACATAAAATTATATCGGACAACGGCACCAACTTCCGTGGTGCAAGTCGTTTACTACAATCTGAGATAGAAAAGTTGTCCACAGAAAATCTAAAGCGAAATCATCCTGGAATTGAGTGGTGTTTCATACCCCCAGCCTCTCCCCACATGGGAGGCGTGTGGGAGCGAATGGTTCGCTCAGTAAAATCAATCTTAATGGACATTTTGCCACAAACCGGTTTGAGAGAGGATGTGCTGAGGGCGGCTATGGCAGATGTGGAGAATATTATAAATACAAGACCACTCACATATGTACCATTGGAGTCAGCTGATGCCGAGGCGCTCACACCCAACCACTTTCTCGTTGGTTGTTCTAGTGGAATAAGAGAAAAGGGTAGCGAGGAGGCGAGTGGAAATATTTTGCTTAAGAATTTTAAGATTGCCGGTCAATTGGCAGACCAATTTTGGAAACGTTGGTTGCGTGAATATTTGCCGTGCCTTACTCGTCGTTCGAAATGGTTTTCAAACAGTCCAAGTCCTATTGAAGTTGGTGACATTGTTGTTGTGGTGGATGACACAAGTAAGAGAGGATCGTGGTTAAAGGGAATTGTTGAGGATGTACATAGAGGCAAAGACAATCAAGTTCGCAGCGCAGTGGTGAAGACAATCAAAGGACTTATAACTAGACCTACTGTGAAATTAGCTAAATTGGACGTTTTGAAGTAA